The genomic window ACCTTGTTGGAGGCGACCACCGGGAGCATCGGGACGCCGACGCGGGCGTAGTCGTCCTTCACCTTCATGGAGAGGGGCCAGTAGTGCGGCGGGGTCCAGAAGAAGATGACGAGGAAGAGGATGACGGCGGCCCAGGACATCGAGTTCGTGACGGCGGACCAGCCGATGAGGACGGGCATGCAGCCGGCGATGCCGCCCCAGACGATGTTCTGCGACGTACGTCGTTTGAGGATCATCGTGTAGACGACGACGTAGAAGAGGAGCGCCCCGAGCGACAGCCAGGCGGACAGCCAGTTGACGAGGACGCCGAACCAGAGGGTGGAGACGACGGCGAGGGTGATGCCGAAGACGAGACCCTCACGCGGGGTGACCATGCCGGTGACCAGCGGGCGCTGCGAGGTGCGCTCCATGAGCGCGTCGATGTCGCGGTCGATGTACATGTTGAGCGCGTTGGCGCCGCCCGCGGAGAGGTAACCGCCGATGCACGTGGCGAGCACCAACCAGAGGTCGGGGACGCCCTGCTCGGCCAGGAACATCACCGGAACCGTGGTGATCAGCAGCAGTTCGATGATCCGCGGCTTCGTGAGCGCCACGAACGCCTTGACTCTGGCCCCGATCGGCCGCTGACCCCGGTTGCTGCTCGTGCTGCTCGCGCCCAGCACTCCCGGTGAACGGGATTCGACGGCCGTCACGCACACCCCTGACAGAGACTCCTCAGCAAGCCTCCGGTTGTGAACTCCCCGTAACGGCTCGCGCGTACCACGCCACTGTAGACGTTGCCCAGAGCCAGCCTTTCAAGGGGGTCGGCTCGTGTTGGGAGGCACCCCGCGGCGAGCCGAACACACTTCGGTTGAGCAGTCGGATGAGCGGCTCCGTATTCAGATGTCGAACAGCGGAACCCCCTGGTCTCAGTATGCGGAACCACCGGTCGGGAGGCGGACCGGACATAGTCCCGGCAGTCTGGAATGACTCGAAAAAATGCGCGTTCCTACGGGGGTAGGCTCGACAACGGCCGGTGCCGTGAAGGACACCGGCACCAGACATCTGGAGAGGAGCCCTGACCCAGGGTGAGCACCAAGCCGACCACTACAGATCTCGCGTGGACCGAACTGGACCAGCGGGCCGTCGACACCGCCCGAGTCCTGGCCGCCGACGCCGTACAGAAGGTCGGCAACGGCCATCCGGGTACGGCGATGAGCCTCGCGCCCGCCGCGTACACCCTCTTCCAGAAGGTGATGCGCCACGACCCCGCCGACCCCGACTGGGTGGGCCGTGACCGGTTCGTCCTGTCCGCGGGCCACTCCTCCTTGACCCTCTACATCCAGCTGTACCTGGGCGGCTTCGGCCTGGAGCTGGCGGACCTGGAGTCCTTCCGCACCTGGGGTTCGAAGACCCCGGGCCACCCGGAGTACGGGCACACCAAGGGCGTCGAGACGACGACCGGGCCGCTGGGCCAGGGTGTCGCCAACGCCGTGGGCATGGCGATGGCCGCCCGCTACGAGCGTGGTCTGTTCGACCCGGAGGCCGCCGAGGGCGAGTCGCCGTTCGACCACCACATCTTCGTGATCGCCGGTGACGGCTGCCTCCAGGAGGGCATCTCCGCGGAGGCGTCCTCGCTGGCCGGTCACCAGAAGCTCGGCAACCTCGTGATGCTGTGGGACGACAACCACATCTCGATCGAGGGCGACACCGAAACGGCCGTCTCCGAGGACACCGCCAAGCGGTACGAGGCGTACGGCTGGCACGTGCAGCGCGTCGAGCCCAAGGAGAACGGCGACCTCGACCCGGCCGCGCTGTACGCGGCGATCCAGAAGGCGAAGGCGGTCACCGACAAGCCGTCGTTCATCGCGATGCGCTCGATCATCGCCTGGCCGGCCCCGAACGCCCAGAACACCGAGGCCGCGCACGGCTCGGCGCTCGGCGCGGACGAGGTCTCGGCCACCAAGCGCGTCCTCGGCTTCGACCCGGAGAAGGACTTCGAGGTCTCCGGCGAGGTCATCGAGCACACGCGCGCCCTGGGCGAGCGTGGCCGTGAGGCCCGGGCCGCCTGGGAGAAGCAGCTCCAGGAGTGGCGGAACAACAACGCGGGGCGCGCCGCCGAGTTCGACCGGATCAGCGCGGGCGAACTGCCCGAGGGCTGGGAGTCGCACCTGCCGGAGTTCGAGACGGGCAAGGGTGTCGCCACCCGTGCCGCGTCCGGCAAGGTGCTGCAGGCGCTCGGCGCGGTGATCCCCGAGCTGTGGGGCGGCTCC from Streptomyces sp. DSM 40750 includes these protein-coding regions:
- the tkt gene encoding transketolase, giving the protein MSTKPTTTDLAWTELDQRAVDTARVLAADAVQKVGNGHPGTAMSLAPAAYTLFQKVMRHDPADPDWVGRDRFVLSAGHSSLTLYIQLYLGGFGLELADLESFRTWGSKTPGHPEYGHTKGVETTTGPLGQGVANAVGMAMAARYERGLFDPEAAEGESPFDHHIFVIAGDGCLQEGISAEASSLAGHQKLGNLVMLWDDNHISIEGDTETAVSEDTAKRYEAYGWHVQRVEPKENGDLDPAALYAAIQKAKAVTDKPSFIAMRSIIAWPAPNAQNTEAAHGSALGADEVSATKRVLGFDPEKDFEVSGEVIEHTRALGERGREARAAWEKQLQEWRNNNAGRAAEFDRISAGELPEGWESHLPEFETGKGVATRAASGKVLQALGAVIPELWGGSADLAGSNNTTIDKTSSFLPADNPLPEANPYGRTIHFGIREHAMAAEMNGIALHGNTRIFGGTFLVFSDYMRNAVRLSALMHLPVTYVWTHDSIGLGEDGPTHQPVEHLAALRAIPGLNVVRPADANETAIAWREILKRYTKEFGKGAPHGLALTRQGVPTYEANEDAARGGYVLFDADGGEAQVILIATGSEVHVAVEARERLQAQGVPTRVVSMPSVEWFEEQDQGYRDSVLPPSVKARVAVEAGIGLTWHRYVGDAGRIVSLEHFGASADGKVLFREFGFTAENVAAVAQESLAAAQR
- a CDS encoding heme o synthase gives rise to the protein MTAVESRSPGVLGASSTSSNRGQRPIGARVKAFVALTKPRIIELLLITTVPVMFLAEQGVPDLWLVLATCIGGYLSAGGANALNMYIDRDIDALMERTSQRPLVTGMVTPREGLVFGITLAVVSTLWFGVLVNWLSAWLSLGALLFYVVVYTMILKRRTSQNIVWGGIAGCMPVLIGWSAVTNSMSWAAVILFLVIFFWTPPHYWPLSMKVKDDYARVGVPMLPVVASNKVVARQIVIYSWVMVAVSLMLTPLGYTGWFYTSVALVTGGWWLWEAHALNNRAKGGAVGAKLKEMRLFHWSITYVSLVFVAVAVDPFLR